One region of Micromonospora ureilytica genomic DNA includes:
- a CDS encoding LppM family (lipo)protein, translating into MNRRVNRGRALRVAVCLLLLAALSGCMQLNMGLTINADDTVDGQLLLTAQKSVLSQRNKNLPVAFAELRQNIPALPAGEETLYQDDTFYGSQISYRKAPLAGFDTESVKLVRDGDLYRFTLPLDPKKYGGKVAEQNPQNQQAFLKLMSFEISVTFPGRVFDSNGTVNGRSVSWKVDPNQEKPTELRAVAEAPPRPSTSPVAVGEEDDGGFPWLLAVGGVLLLLLLAAVGVLLVRRRHPAAPAAPGPTPPPGPPAGAPGPG; encoded by the coding sequence ATGAACAGGAGAGTCAACCGCGGTAGGGCACTCCGCGTCGCGGTGTGTCTCCTTCTTCTCGCCGCGTTGAGCGGCTGCATGCAACTCAACATGGGGTTGACCATCAACGCCGACGACACGGTCGACGGGCAGCTCCTGCTGACGGCCCAGAAGTCGGTGCTGAGCCAGCGTAACAAGAACCTCCCGGTCGCCTTCGCGGAGTTGCGGCAGAACATCCCCGCCCTACCGGCCGGCGAGGAAACCCTTTACCAGGACGACACTTTCTACGGCTCGCAGATCAGTTACCGCAAGGCGCCGCTGGCCGGTTTCGACACCGAGAGCGTGAAACTGGTTCGGGACGGCGACCTGTACCGCTTCACGCTGCCGCTCGACCCCAAGAAATATGGCGGAAAGGTTGCGGAGCAGAATCCGCAAAATCAACAGGCGTTCCTCAAGCTCATGTCGTTCGAGATCTCGGTGACATTTCCCGGCCGGGTGTTCGACAGCAATGGCACCGTCAACGGCCGTTCGGTCAGTTGGAAGGTCGATCCCAACCAGGAGAAGCCGACCGAGCTGCGGGCCGTGGCCGAGGCGCCGCCTCGACCGTCCACCTCGCCGGTTGCCGTCGGCGAGGAGGACGACGGCGGGTTCCCCTGGTTGCTGGCCGTCGGCGGTGTCCTCCTTCTGCTGCTGCTCGCCGCGGTGGGCGTACTCCTGGTGCGTCGCCGTCACCCCGCGGCGCCGGCCGCGCCCGGTCCGACCCCGCCGCCGGGCCCGCCCGCCGGCGCCCCGGGGCCCGGCTGA